In the genome of Marinomonas algicola, the window GCAAAAAACCTTTGGTGGCGCAGATCGCTTCTATCCAGTGACTTACAAAGAAGATTGGAAAGTGATTCGTGATATCGCCCATGCATCTGGCACCGCCTACACAAAAACGGGTCTGAAACGCTTAGCTGAAGCCGATGCCGCTAAGGCCGCTAAAAAGCGCGCCAAAGCGGAAGCTGAGAATAAAGGCTAGCACCTCAAAAACCATTCATTACTTTGTTTGAAATAACAGCGTTGCGATCTACAGACCATAGATCGCAGGGCTACCCTTTGCTTGTAGGAAACAGATTATGCCCTCACAAAATGCCGCACGAACACGCCAAAGCCTCCTAGAAATAAAAGGATTAAAAAAAGAATACACGGCTGGCAACCCTATTCTCAAGGGAATCGATATCACCATCAATGAACCCGGTATTATCGCCATTATCGGTCCTTCTGGAACAGGGAAAAGTACATTGTTACGCTGTATCAATCGCTTAATTGACCCAACCGCTGGGCAGATTCTCTTTAATGAGTCAGACCTGTGCCAAGTGAAAGGCAACCAACTCAGAAAGCTTCGCCGACAAGTGGGCATGGTCTTTCAAGAATACAATTTAGTCGAACGCTTGAGTGTGATTGAGAATGTGCTCACGGGGCGTTTAGGTTACCTGTCTGCATGGCAAGCTTGGCGTCGTAACTTTAGCCAAGACAACATCAATACGGCATTCTCCTTACTCGATGCGGTAGGCCTCAGTGAACACGCGACAAAACGAGCCGACAGTTTATCTGGTGGCCAACGTCAACGTGTTGGTATTGCTCGAGCCGTTATGCAAGACCCGAAAATCTTGCTCGCCGATGAACCCACCTCTTCTCTCGATCCAAAAACGGCGGTTGAGATAATGGAGCTGCTAGAACGATTTTCTGCAGAAAAAAACATTCCTGCCTTGGTCAATATTCATGATGTAAAACTGGCAAGTCGTTTTGCAAAACGTATGATTGGTATGAGTAATGGCGTCGTTGTGTATGACGGTCCTCCTGAAGGCATAACGGATGATCACCTGAAAACCATTTATGGAGGTGAGTCATGGCTGGTATAGAATCCACAAAAAACCATGAGAACCCGTTTAAGTTTAATTGGATCTCCGCTGGCATCTGGGTATTAATCCTTGGCTATATCCTCTACTCGTTTCATGCGATGGGCTTAACATGGGGCCGCTTTTACGAAGGTCTAGGCCATGCGGAAAAACTCATGGGGCGTATGTTCCCACCCAATTTTGAGCGTTGGGAATTGCTCTTAAGTGGGCTTGCCGAGAGTTTAGAGATTGCGGTGATCGCCAGTTTTGTCGGTATCGTTTTATCTTTATTTTTAGGTTTGTTTGCCGCCAGGAACCTCATGCCAAATTGGATCAGTATTCCGATCAGAGGTTTGATTGCCCTATGCCGTACTTTCCACCCGGTTATTATTGCCATTTTATTTGTTAAGAGTGTTGGCTTTGGCGCTTTAGCGGGCATTTTAACCCTAATCGTTGCTTCTATAGGATTCATCGCCAAACTCTTTGCGGAAGCCATTGAGGAAATCTCTCTGAAGCAAATTGAAGCCATTCGGGCCACTGGTGCTGGGTTTGTCAGTGTGATTGTTTTTTCGGTAATGCCCCAAGTGTTTTCCCGCTTCATTGGCTTCTCTGTCTATCAATTAGACTCTAATCTTAGGAACTCTACTATGGTCGGTATCGTTGGCGCTGGCGGTCTTGGCGGTACGTTATTTTCGGCGTTCCAACGCTTTGATTATGACTTTGTCGCCGCCATTCTAATCACCATCATTTCGATCATTATGATAGGTGAATACCTTTCTAATATCGTCCGACGTATTTTTAAATAACCAGGTCTAGGAGCATTTGTAATGACTACAATAGATCACCATTGGCAACGTTTTACTTTGAAGCAAAAACTGGCTCGCTATGCCGTTTACCTTGTACTGATTATGGCCATGTTGCAATCCATTCAGTCCGTTGAGGTCATCCCAGAGTTTTTCTATGATGCACCAGAGCAAATGGCCGATATGTTTAATCGCATGTGGCCCATCGATTTTGCGTATTACCCTGTAAGCGTTCACGATGCCATGATAGAAACGCTGAATATTGCTACCTTAGGCACATTATTTACCTTAATTTTTGCTGTACCATTGGCTCTATTAAGCTCGAATAATATTTGCTCATCTCGCTGGGGCCATTGGATTGCACGCTTTTTCTTAGTGTCGTCTCGTTCGGTAAACTCTCTTGTATGGGCTTTGCTCTTTGTGTCTATATTTGGCCCCGGTGTCATTGCTGGTGTATTAGCCATTGCACTGCGCTCCGTTGGTTTTGTGGGTAAGCTGTTGGGGGAAGCCATCGATGAAGTTCACATGGGATCAATCGAAGCGTTAAAAGCAACAGGCGCCTCTTGGATGTCCATTTTATTAAAAGGTTATTGGCCACAAGTGTTACCGGCCTTTTTTAGTATTATCTTGTTTCGTTGGGACATTAATGTACGCGAGTCAGCGGTGCTAGGATTGGTTGGTGCCGGTGGCATTGGCGTGGTACTGAGCGATTCCATGAATCTATTTGAGTGGCAGCGTGTTTCTATTGCCTTACTGTCTATCTTTGTCGTTGTCATCATCGCCGAAATCGTTGTTGTGCAAATCCGAAAACGATTAATTTAATTTTTATGGCGACAAAGCCACCCAACAGAAAGGCTATTTATCGACCCTAATAGCCTTTTCTATTTCATTTCCTTTCCTATCCATTTAATGTGCGTTATCAATCCGGGATTGAGAGATCATACGCTCCCATGGTAACCAGGGTAAACCGGACTGCAACCCTGCAATCATCTGACTTTTTGTGGTTTGATGATAGCCATAGACTCGTATTCCAAAAATATGCATCATCAAACTGGTCGCTTTAATTTTAGCGTCTTCCATAGAATATTTTTTCCCAAGAAAGTGCGCATATACTGACTCAATGTCTCTTAAATGAGCGATAGCGTACGCTTGAAGATCTGGCGCACCGCTGAGCTCTAACTGGCTTTTAACAAGAAAACAGCTGCAATAATTTTGTTCAAAAGCATCATCAACAAACCCTAATAGAATAAGGCAGATGCTTTCTTCAAGAACATTGGCCTCCTCTAAACTGGACGTCACCCTCGCAATAGACTGCTGAGCGTAGTAATTCAGAGCTTCTTTAAATAAACCCTCTTTATTACCAAAAGCCAAATAAACGCTCCCAGGTTTCAAGCCTGTTTTTTCAAAAATGACTTGCATCGATGTGGCGTTATACCCCAACCGCCAAAAGGCGTCTGAACTATTTTTTAACACTTGGTGCTTTTCAAATTGAGCTCTAGCCATGCGCCTTCTTTTGCCTCATAAAAAATCATATTGTTTTAATGATGTAGGTAACTATAACGAGAATAGCAAAAAACTACAATTTGATTGAATGAACGTTCAATACGTGATTGAATGAACGTTCAAATTGATTATTAATAAGGGTTAAATGATGTCATTACAGGAAAGCATTGCCGATTATAAAGAAGCTTTTAAACAAAAAGCGCCCGCAAATGTCCAAGAGCTAATGAAATTAGCCACTCAAACACTTGCCGATTCAGGTATAGAAAATAACGCCCCAAAAGTCTCTGAGCCATTACCAGCTTTCTCTCTTCCTAATCAGAATGGAGATGACGTCAGCCTTAATAAGTTGCTCGAAACAGGCCCAGTCATTATTACTTTCTATCGTGGCGGCTGGTGCCCCTACTGCAACCTTGAACTGCAGGCTTACCAAAAGGAACTCGCTAATATCAAAGCTCAAGGCGCCACCCTTGTGGCCATTACTCCTGAGCGGCCTGACTCATCGCTATCAACATCAGAGAAAAACAAACTTGAATTTGAAGTCTTATCTGATGTGAATTCAGAGTATGCTAAACGCCTTGGGCTTGTGTTCTCATTACCGGAAGAATTGCGCTCTATTTACTTATCTTTTGGCATAAATGTAGAGCAGCATAATGGCGAAGGCCAGTTTGATTTACCTTTAGCGGCTACCTTTGTTGTGGCGAAAGACGGTACGGTTGCCAGTGCCTTTGTGGATGCTGATTACACAGCGCGCCAAGAGCCAAGTGAACTGATTAATATACTTAAAGCGCTTAACTAGAAGGCGCTTTTGTCTCGACGATATTATCAGTAATAGGCAAACAGCCACTCTCTCTTCACCAGAGAGTGGCTGTCATGCTCTATAAAGCCTTTCAGTAACTTACTTTCCACCTGAAGCACTCATAGTTGACAGGGTTCCATTGCAAATAGGGGTTAATAAATGTGCTCTAAATACCATTAAAACTGCACATTCCATCCTTTTATTGAGTAAAGCATAATAAATGGCTTGGGAAGATGTAATAACAGCGGAAGTATCAATAGAAGGCTATTTTTTGTACATCCCATCCCAGATAATCACCCCATAGAAACGCAATAGCGATTCACTATTATTCATTTAATCTGTTTTGGAGTGTCATTATGAACACATTAACAAAAGCCACTATGGCTATATTAGCATCGTCCATTATTGCTACATCCGCTTTTTCGGCAAGCCATTCTGAGAATGATTCGACTCATGAAGTTTATCGAAACTACCTTTCAAGCGTAGAGGCCCTATCTAAAACACTTGATGAAAAAGGTATTCAGCATGATACGGATGTCGACCTAGAAGGCGCTGACACCTTCAGTAAAAAAGCCGACATTTACAATAAAAAGTACGAGGAATTGCAAAACACCTTTAATGAAGCACACTTTGCCAACTGAACTCGCCTTTAACACGTCTTGATGCGAATGCCGGTATTACTGGTGCGCGTCACTAACGGCGCTATGACAAACATAACAATCGATTTTCATAAAGTGTTCGCACAGCCAGGTTATTTTGCTAACAAATAATCCGCCAACTCGGCAAAGCCATAACCACCTGAAAGAGAGGTTATCATAGCGGGACGATGATCCATTTTGTCGAGGTGTTGTGAGATATTCGCGACACCAATGCTTAATGGAAACTTGGCAAACATGCTTTCATCGTTTGGTGCATCACCAACATACATAACATGCGTTTTAAGTTCGTCTTCCGTTAAACCAAAGACGTCAGTTAACACTCGGTGCGCCATAGCGTATTTATCATACTCTCCTTGCCAGATATTAATGTGAATGGAACTGGCTTTCGCCTGCA includes:
- the phnC gene encoding phosphonate ABC transporter ATP-binding protein, which translates into the protein MPSQNAARTRQSLLEIKGLKKEYTAGNPILKGIDITINEPGIIAIIGPSGTGKSTLLRCINRLIDPTAGQILFNESDLCQVKGNQLRKLRRQVGMVFQEYNLVERLSVIENVLTGRLGYLSAWQAWRRNFSQDNINTAFSLLDAVGLSEHATKRADSLSGGQRQRVGIARAVMQDPKILLADEPTSSLDPKTAVEIMELLERFSAEKNIPALVNIHDVKLASRFAKRMIGMSNGVVVYDGPPEGITDDHLKTIYGGESWLV
- the phnE gene encoding phosphonate ABC transporter, permease protein PhnE yields the protein MAGIESTKNHENPFKFNWISAGIWVLILGYILYSFHAMGLTWGRFYEGLGHAEKLMGRMFPPNFERWELLLSGLAESLEIAVIASFVGIVLSLFLGLFAARNLMPNWISIPIRGLIALCRTFHPVIIAILFVKSVGFGALAGILTLIVASIGFIAKLFAEAIEEISLKQIEAIRATGAGFVSVIVFSVMPQVFSRFIGFSVYQLDSNLRNSTMVGIVGAGGLGGTLFSAFQRFDYDFVAAILITIISIIMIGEYLSNIVRRIFK
- the phnE gene encoding phosphonate ABC transporter, permease protein PhnE, with amino-acid sequence MTTIDHHWQRFTLKQKLARYAVYLVLIMAMLQSIQSVEVIPEFFYDAPEQMADMFNRMWPIDFAYYPVSVHDAMIETLNIATLGTLFTLIFAVPLALLSSNNICSSRWGHWIARFFLVSSRSVNSLVWALLFVSIFGPGVIAGVLAIALRSVGFVGKLLGEAIDEVHMGSIEALKATGASWMSILLKGYWPQVLPAFFSIILFRWDINVRESAVLGLVGAGGIGVVLSDSMNLFEWQRVSIALLSIFVVVIIAEIVVVQIRKRLI
- a CDS encoding TetR/AcrR family transcriptional regulator — protein: MARAQFEKHQVLKNSSDAFWRLGYNATSMQVIFEKTGLKPGSVYLAFGNKEGLFKEALNYYAQQSIARVTSSLEEANVLEESICLILLGFVDDAFEQNYCSCFLVKSQLELSGAPDLQAYAIAHLRDIESVYAHFLGKKYSMEDAKIKATSLMMHIFGIRVYGYHQTTKSQMIAGLQSGLPWLPWERMISQSRIDNAH
- a CDS encoding peroxiredoxin-like family protein, which encodes MMSLQESIADYKEAFKQKAPANVQELMKLATQTLADSGIENNAPKVSEPLPAFSLPNQNGDDVSLNKLLETGPVIITFYRGGWCPYCNLELQAYQKELANIKAQGATLVAITPERPDSSLSTSEKNKLEFEVLSDVNSEYAKRLGLVFSLPEELRSIYLSFGINVEQHNGEGQFDLPLAATFVVAKDGTVASAFVDADYTARQEPSELINILKALN